One segment of Methanolinea sp. DNA contains the following:
- a CDS encoding ABC transporter permease produces MPGDPHETSLESKNEGPSIRHPLGTDYLGRDLLQRTLHGLRTSLSIALGTIGLAFLVGCSLGCVSGYYGGRIDEFLARIIDISLAFPAIILALALAALIGPGISNLILVLALVQWASFARLMRGQVLSEKNQEYILSARAAGLPGWWIMLHHLVPNTIMPAVVLATMDIGHTLLTVSTLGFLGVGIPPSIPEWGSMINAGLNYMHTAPQNVLVPGMAITLVTLLFNIAGEELRDLIDEEREQGVIL; encoded by the coding sequence ATGCCCGGAGACCCCCACGAGACATCACTGGAGAGCAAGAACGAAGGTCCCAGTATCAGGCATCCCCTGGGGACCGATTACCTCGGGCGGGATCTCCTGCAGAGAACACTGCACGGACTCCGCACCTCCCTCTCCATCGCCCTTGGGACGATAGGTCTCGCGTTCCTCGTCGGGTGTTCTCTCGGCTGCGTGTCCGGTTACTACGGGGGCAGGATTGACGAGTTCCTCGCCCGGATTATCGATATCTCCCTCGCATTTCCGGCGATTATCCTCGCCCTCGCGCTCGCGGCCCTCATTGGCCCGGGCATCTCCAATCTGATCCTCGTCCTCGCGCTCGTCCAGTGGGCATCCTTTGCGCGGCTCATGAGGGGGCAGGTGCTCTCCGAGAAGAACCAGGAGTACATCCTCTCGGCGAGAGCAGCAGGGCTTCCGGGCTGGTGGATCATGCTGCACCACCTGGTCCCAAACACTATCATGCCCGCTGTGGTGCTTGCGACGATGGATATCGGCCACACTCTCCTCACCGTCTCGACGCTCGGTTTCCTTGGGGTCGGGATCCCCCCGTCGATCCCCGAGTGGGGCTCGATGATCAACGCGGGGCTCAATTACATGCACACCGCACCCCAGAATGTCCTCGTCCCCGGCATGGCAATCACGCTCGTCACGCTGTTATTCAATATCGCGGGGGAGGAGCTGCGGGATCTCATCGATGAGGAGAGGGAACAGGGGGTGATCCTATAG
- a CDS encoding transposase, whose protein sequence is MRDATIITADTGKPSSGTSPREEGKTRRNKDGTWTKRGEIPCFGYKLHVHIDREDQMVRRIETTTASVHDSKVDLPMPGETVYRDKGYSGVKPRASIDKTVKRAVRGCPLTIKEKRRNRAISKTRRVIEWVFAVIKRTFHCGHVPVTTVERVHVKNVFASFLFNLVQLGTLKRKGAWERELSKTS, encoded by the coding sequence ATCCGGGATGCAACGATCATCACCGCGGACACGGGGAAACCGTCTTCCGGGACATCACCGCGCGAAGAGGGAAAAACCCGGAGGAATAAAGATGGGACCTGGACGAAAAGAGGAGAAATACCCTGTTTTGGATACAAGCTCCACGTGCACATCGACAGGGAGGATCAGATGGTCCGGCGCATCGAGACAACGACTGCGTCCGTCCATGACAGCAAGGTGGACCTCCCGATGCCCGGCGAGACGGTGTACCGCGACAAGGGCTATTCCGGAGTGAAACCCCGTGCCTCGATCGATAAAACCGTGAAAAGGGCTGTCCGGGGTTGTCCGCTGACTATCAAGGAGAAGCGCAGGAACCGTGCGATCAGCAAGACACGGAGAGTAATTGAATGGGTCTTCGCCGTGATCAAACGGACATTCCACTGCGGTCACGTTCCCGTGACGACTGTGGAGAGGGTGCATGTCAAAAACGTGTTCGCGTCGTTTTTGTTCAACCTGGTCCAGTTAGGTACTCTCAAACGGAAAGGGGCCTGGGAGCGGGAGCTGTCGAAGACTTCTTGA
- a CDS encoding dipeptide/oligopeptide/nickel ABC transporter ATP-binding protein, with product MSFSLGSGETIGLFGLSGSGKSTLGRCILGLERPTEGRVYVEGREVVAGRVPRGTIPPIQMIFQHPEVSFDPRKRLLVSVTEPLVYHTRRAQEEVFESLMPLIQAVGLKREHFMRYPHQLSGGEIQRAMLVRIYSLKPRIVIADEPTSMLDMSVQAQVLSLMKTLQGRNGNACIFISHDPDVIQAMCERVGVLNGGRFQLMEMDAFAREVGRISAREQKSFPHCPPEPELSP from the coding sequence GTGAGCTTCTCTCTCGGAAGCGGCGAGACCATCGGGTTATTCGGGCTGAGTGGTTCGGGCAAGTCGACTCTTGGACGGTGTATCCTCGGGCTGGAACGCCCGACGGAGGGGCGGGTTTACGTGGAGGGCAGGGAAGTGGTGGCCGGGAGGGTCCCCCGCGGCACGATCCCCCCCATCCAGATGATATTCCAGCACCCCGAGGTCTCCTTTGATCCCCGCAAGAGACTCCTCGTGAGTGTCACCGAGCCCCTCGTCTACCACACGCGGCGTGCACAGGAGGAGGTCTTTGAGAGCCTCATGCCTCTCATCCAGGCGGTGGGACTCAAACGGGAACACTTCATGAGGTATCCCCATCAGCTCTCCGGCGGGGAGATACAGCGGGCGATGCTGGTGAGGATCTACTCTCTCAAGCCCCGGATTGTCATCGCAGACGAACCGACCTCTATGCTCGACATGTCTGTCCAGGCCCAGGTTCTCAGCCTTATGAAAACATTACAGGGGAGAAACGGAAACGCCTGTATCTTCATCTCCCACGATCCCGATGTGATACAGGCAATGTGCGAGAGGGTCGGTGTCCTCAATGGCGGGCGTTTTCAGCTGATGGAGATGGACGCGTTCGCGAGGGAGGTGGGGAGAATCTCTGCGCGGGAGCAGAAGTCTTTTCCCCATTGTCCTCCGGAACCTGAACTGTCCCCGTGA
- a CDS encoding ABC transporter ATP-binding protein produces MRASQHVSFSIRENEVCVLVGETGSGKSVIGQAILHLLPPSATVSGEIWFMGEEILHLGEGEFAPYRGQRIALIPQNPVAALNPLMRIERQIGEVTRLPQFAQESEIRRILSMLRFDAPDRVAASYPHMLSGGMQQRVAVAIALASRPSLLIADEPTKGLDYAARRVTMEMIGEMRHAQNAAILLITHDLELAMEIGDTVAVVYAGEIVEYGRCEDVFSCPLHPYTQGLLRAMPRNGMVPMRGSSPSLSDLPSGCYFSDRCVPGCARGVTVHPELVMWNGRGVRCHLICSG; encoded by the coding sequence ATCAGGGCGTCCCAGCACGTCTCCTTCTCAATCAGGGAGAACGAGGTCTGTGTCCTTGTCGGTGAGACGGGGTCCGGAAAGTCTGTCATCGGACAGGCGATCCTCCACCTGCTGCCCCCATCCGCAACAGTGAGCGGGGAGATCTGGTTCATGGGTGAGGAGATCCTCCACCTTGGGGAAGGAGAGTTCGCCCCGTACCGCGGGCAGAGGATCGCCCTCATCCCCCAGAACCCCGTTGCGGCTCTCAACCCCCTCATGCGTATCGAGAGACAGATCGGAGAGGTCACGAGATTGCCCCAGTTCGCCCAAGAATCAGAGATAAGACGAATTCTCTCGATGCTCAGGTTCGACGCCCCGGACAGGGTCGCGGCATCCTACCCGCACATGCTCTCGGGGGGGATGCAACAGCGCGTCGCGGTCGCAATCGCCCTCGCAAGCCGGCCCTCCCTCCTCATCGCGGACGAACCCACAAAGGGGTTGGACTATGCCGCGAGGAGAGTGACGATGGAGATGATCGGGGAAATGAGGCATGCGCAGAACGCTGCGATTCTCCTCATCACCCACGATCTTGAGCTCGCGATGGAGATTGGTGATACCGTGGCGGTTGTCTACGCGGGGGAGATAGTCGAGTACGGGCGTTGCGAGGATGTCTTCTCCTGCCCGCTCCACCCGTACACGCAGGGGCTCCTCCGCGCGATGCCCCGGAACGGAATGGTCCCGATGCGGGGTTCCTCCCCGTCACTCTCGGATCTCCCTTCCGGTTGTTACTTCTCCGACCGCTGTGTGCCGGGGTGTGCGCGGGGCGTGACCGTCCACCCCGAATTGGTCATGTGGAACGGGAGGGGGGTGAGGTGTCACCTGATCTGCTCAGGGTAG